ATGAACCACCAACACAGAAGCGTCGCAAACGTTTGATGCGTTCAATTAAGAATAATTTTATCAAAAATGCTGAAAGCATGCTTTTATAACGGAGACATAAATAATGTCTCAACCTAATAAGCATGGCCAGAGCACTCGAAGTAATATTAAGCAAGATAAACGTAAAAAGCTTTATCTCAGAGAGCTTTCTGTAATTGTTCAAGCACTTGCTGCACAAGAGCCTGCAGTTGCAGAAGTATACGTAACACGTATTGAATTTTCTGCAGATACAGGCATTTGCTTTGTTTATTTTACTTCATTTGTCCCTGATGGCCTGGCCTCATACGAGAAAGCCTTGGAGATCCTTAAATTATATAAAGGCTCCATGCGTAAAGAGCTTGCTCGGACAATTAATGCTCGTTATACGCCAGAGCTTGTCTTTGTGTATGATGAAAA
The Candidatus Dependentiae bacterium genome window above contains:
- a CDS encoding ribosome-binding factor A encodes the protein MSQPNKHGQSTRSNIKQDKRKKLYLRELSVIVQALAAQEPAVAEVYVTRIEFSADTGICFVYFTSFVPDGLASYEKALEILKLYKGSMRKELARTINARYTPELVFVYDENKEKERRIHGLLDKVLEEELVSVQNPEDSDEE